A stretch of Bacillus pseudomycoides DNA encodes these proteins:
- a CDS encoding response regulator transcription factor, whose translation MIKVLLVDDHEMVRMGVSAYLSTQPDIEVVGEAENGRKGSELALALKPDIILMDLVMDEMDGVEATRTIIQEWPEAKIVVVTSFLDDEKLYPVIEAGATSYLLKTSRASDIADAVRATYDGETVLEPKVTGKMMSRMRQKKEQPLHEDLTEREFEILLLIAEGKSNQEIADELFIALKTVKTHVSNILNKLNVSDRTQAVIYAFRHQLTK comes from the coding sequence ATGATTAAAGTATTACTTGTTGATGATCATGAAATGGTTCGAATGGGTGTATCGGCCTATTTATCGACTCAACCGGATATCGAGGTGGTTGGAGAAGCTGAAAATGGAAGAAAGGGTTCTGAATTAGCGTTGGCATTAAAACCAGATATTATTTTAATGGACCTTGTCATGGATGAAATGGATGGTGTTGAGGCAACGCGTACGATTATTCAAGAATGGCCTGAAGCAAAAATTGTCGTTGTCACAAGTTTTTTAGATGATGAAAAATTATATCCTGTTATTGAAGCTGGAGCAACAAGTTATTTATTAAAAACATCAAGAGCAAGTGATATTGCTGATGCAGTGAGGGCGACTTATGATGGGGAAACAGTACTTGAGCCGAAAGTTACTGGTAAAATGATGTCTCGTATGCGTCAAAAGAAAGAACAACCTCTTCATGAAGATTTAACAGAACGAGAGTTTGAAATTTTATTATTAATTGCAGAGGGGAAAAGTAACCAAGAAATTGCGGATGAGCTATTTATTGCACTCAAAACTGTGAAGACACATGTAAGTAATATATTAAATAAATTAAATGTAAGTGATCGTACGCAGGCGGTTATTTATGCATTTAGACATCAATTAACGAAATAA
- a CDS encoding sensor histidine kinase: MKKQGNISWMYIRYSMLSSVSIALICTVVYVWKSGQDVYDLLWKESIASVPIGLLIISTSLLMGGIVGYAIGYYMQQRIQGLNTFLFEVERGNFPKDVSFTAEDEFHEVERKVIALARRLEEQAGLFQKVTNERAHWNEEMRQEAISQERHRLARELHDSVSQQLFAMSMMMSAINEQVDHMPETTKKQLQLVENMVVNAQSEMRALLLHLRPVQLEGKKLTEGIEELLTELSRKQHMKIEWLIEPIQLKKGVEDHLFRIVQEALSNTLRHAKAKKTEVRLRQIDQYAILKIIDDGVGFEVGVNKAGSYGLRSIQERVHEIGGTLKVLSFPNKGTQIEVKVPIMIERGEHHD, encoded by the coding sequence ATGAAAAAGCAAGGAAATATTTCATGGATGTACATTCGTTATTCTATGTTATCTTCTGTTAGTATCGCACTTATTTGTACAGTTGTATATGTATGGAAAAGTGGGCAAGACGTATATGATTTATTGTGGAAAGAATCCATTGCTTCTGTTCCAATTGGCTTGTTAATCATAAGTACAAGTCTTCTTATGGGAGGAATTGTAGGGTATGCAATCGGTTATTATATGCAGCAACGTATTCAAGGATTAAATACTTTCTTGTTTGAAGTAGAGCGCGGGAATTTCCCAAAGGACGTTTCGTTTACTGCAGAAGATGAATTTCATGAAGTAGAGCGAAAAGTAATAGCGCTTGCGCGAAGATTAGAGGAACAGGCTGGGCTATTTCAAAAGGTGACGAATGAACGAGCTCATTGGAATGAAGAAATGAGACAAGAAGCTATTTCACAAGAAAGGCATCGACTAGCAAGGGAACTGCATGATTCAGTGAGTCAGCAGCTTTTTGCAATGTCTATGATGATGTCGGCGATTAATGAACAGGTAGATCATATGCCAGAAACAACCAAAAAGCAATTGCAACTCGTGGAAAATATGGTTGTAAATGCGCAATCGGAAATGAGAGCATTGCTTCTGCATTTACGTCCTGTACAATTAGAGGGTAAAAAATTAACAGAAGGTATAGAAGAACTGCTAACAGAACTTTCTAGAAAACAACATATGAAAATAGAATGGTTGATTGAACCTATCCAATTAAAAAAAGGTGTGGAAGATCATTTGTTCCGTATTGTACAAGAGGCATTGTCTAATACATTGCGGCATGCAAAAGCAAAGAAAACGGAGGTACGCCTTCGCCAAATCGATCAGTATGCGATTTTGAAAATCATTGATGATGGTGTTGGATTTGAAGTAGGTGTCAATAAAGCTGGCTCATACGGTTTAAGGTCTATTCAAGAGCGTGTCCATGAAATTGGTGGAACATTAAAAGTGTTAAGTTTTCCAAATAAAGGTACGCAAATTGAGGTGAAAGTACCGATTATGATAGAGAGGGGGGAGCATCATGATTAA
- a CDS encoding class I SAM-dependent methyltransferase has translation MSINFHDTNNKYTYAARNADLSWRKMIQSIINVSDKNIVDIGCGGGIYTKELALMGANNIVGFDFSKKMLQAARENCTSFQNISFIHGDAHHMPFADATFDIVISRAVIHHLQDIPKFLQEASRILKKNGMLILQDRTIEDCTIPGSLEHIRGYFFSVYPKLIQIEEKRRPKTTRIQQLIKQNGMHPLPLQTMWEVRKIHVSIEVLLQDLSPRTGRSILYELTDNELSHLLHHIHTELHNIAPIIEQDRWTIWSATKS, from the coding sequence ATGTCTATTAATTTTCATGATACTAATAATAAATACACCTATGCCGCCCGAAATGCAGATCTTTCTTGGCGCAAAATGATCCAAAGTATAATTAATGTAAGCGATAAAAATATAGTCGACATTGGCTGTGGCGGTGGTATTTATACAAAAGAACTGGCACTTATGGGAGCTAATAATATCGTCGGCTTCGATTTCTCAAAAAAAATGTTACAAGCAGCTAGAGAAAATTGTACTTCTTTCCAAAACATCTCATTCATTCACGGTGATGCCCACCATATGCCATTTGCTGATGCAACTTTTGATATTGTGATTTCTCGTGCTGTTATCCATCACTTACAAGACATCCCGAAATTTTTACAAGAAGCCTCACGTATCTTAAAGAAAAATGGAATGCTTATTCTTCAAGATCGCACTATTGAAGATTGTACAATTCCCGGCAGCCTAGAACATATTCGTGGATATTTCTTCTCCGTCTATCCAAAACTCATTCAAATAGAGGAAAAACGAAGACCAAAAACAACACGCATACAACAATTAATAAAACAAAACGGTATGCATCCACTTCCCCTCCAAACAATGTGGGAAGTTCGAAAAATCCATGTTTCTATTGAAGTATTACTACAAGATTTATCACCACGAACAGGCCGATCTATTTTATACGAATTAACGGATAATGAACTTTCTCATCTTCTACATCATATTCATACTGAGCTACACAACATAGCTCCAATTATCGAACAAGATCGCTGGACCATTTGGAGTGCCACAAAATCTTAA
- a CDS encoding Crp/Fnr family transcriptional regulator: MILHKGDILFRQGEEGPLYFIKTGLLKVIRLQEDGTPFLFNIIVPGETIPHHSLISPKEYHGTAIALIKTEVEPIIGTTWYEKLQENPELYANIAMQLQTKLRMMQQRIDQLTTVSPTERLHRLQEWFSLYLDGIPIYEILTQAEIGQLIGVRRETVNRLLRKQIKNEVN; the protein is encoded by the coding sequence TTGATTCTACATAAAGGGGATATATTATTTCGCCAAGGTGAGGAAGGGCCTTTGTACTTTATTAAAACAGGCCTATTAAAAGTCATTCGATTACAAGAAGACGGAACACCATTTTTATTTAACATTATCGTTCCTGGTGAGACAATCCCTCATCACTCTTTAATTTCACCGAAAGAGTATCATGGTACAGCAATTGCTTTAATTAAAACAGAGGTCGAACCTATTATAGGAACTACATGGTACGAAAAATTACAAGAGAATCCAGAGCTATATGCTAATATCGCCATGCAGCTCCAAACAAAATTACGCATGATGCAACAGCGAATCGATCAATTAACAACTGTTTCTCCAACAGAACGTCTCCATCGTTTGCAAGAGTGGTTCTCACTGTATTTAGATGGAATTCCTATCTACGAAATATTAACACAAGCGGAAATTGGTCAACTTATCGGCGTACGTCGTGAAACAGTAAATCGCTTATTAAGAAAACAAATAAAAAACGAGGTGAACTAA
- a CDS encoding site-2 protease family protein gives MKNNTKGLWGIVAAVGIFLLSKLKWVFAIFKFAKFSTVFSMLLSLGAYATIYGWKFGVALIYLLFVHEMGHLWAAKRKGIPTSPAIFIPFMGALIGMKEMPKSAKDEAYLAYMGPLFGLLSFLPAIPLYIITGEPFWALVILLGSMLNFFNLIPVSPLDGGRIISVVSTKIWMLGLAVLLGYSIFFKSIMGGFIFIIGCMELYRVMKRNKPIEELGYKVDVMKVYLAKFQEEFQETEAVHRTIYMIHHEMNLLRQRERENKLETGERQKIEVIEYILPKFEPLDYVPYEDEKEEHFIRITEALEVSERKMNEWEKEKKQQEDYYKIDTKTKWTVFACYIGLLAILGYTAYEGYIVLQDHLPKRNA, from the coding sequence ATGAAAAATAATACAAAAGGATTATGGGGAATTGTAGCCGCTGTAGGAATATTTTTGCTTTCTAAGTTGAAATGGGTATTTGCGATTTTTAAATTCGCAAAATTTTCAACAGTATTTAGCATGCTATTATCACTTGGGGCATATGCCACTATATATGGATGGAAATTTGGTGTAGCACTGATTTATCTGCTTTTTGTTCATGAAATGGGACATTTGTGGGCGGCGAAACGAAAAGGTATACCTACGTCTCCAGCGATTTTTATTCCATTTATGGGTGCTCTTATTGGAATGAAAGAGATGCCAAAAAGCGCAAAGGATGAAGCTTATCTTGCTTATATGGGACCTCTTTTTGGACTGTTGTCATTTTTACCAGCAATTCCGCTCTATATAATAACAGGGGAACCGTTTTGGGCTCTTGTTATTTTACTTGGAAGTATGTTGAACTTTTTTAACCTAATTCCAGTTTCTCCACTAGACGGGGGACGAATTATTTCTGTTGTAAGTACAAAAATTTGGATGTTAGGTCTAGCTGTATTGCTCGGATATTCTATTTTCTTTAAGAGTATTATGGGTGGATTCATCTTTATAATCGGTTGTATGGAACTGTATAGGGTGATGAAGCGAAATAAACCAATTGAAGAATTAGGATATAAAGTAGATGTGATGAAAGTTTACCTTGCAAAATTTCAAGAAGAATTCCAAGAAACAGAAGCGGTTCACCGAACAATCTATATGATTCATCATGAAATGAATTTGCTAAGACAAAGGGAAAGAGAGAATAAATTAGAAACGGGAGAGCGTCAAAAGATTGAAGTAATAGAATATATACTACCAAAATTTGAACCGCTTGATTATGTACCGTATGAAGATGAAAAAGAGGAGCATTTCATTCGTATAACAGAAGCTTTAGAAGTATCAGAAAGAAAAATGAATGAATGGGAAAAAGAGAAGAAACAACAAGAAGACTATTATAAAATTGATACAAAAACAAAATGGACAGTGTTTGCTTGTTATATTGGTTTACTTGCGATACTTGGTTACACTGCTTATGAAGGATATATCGTTTTACAAGATCATTTACCAAAGCGAAATGCGTAG
- the hmpA gene encoding NO-inducible flavohemoprotein, with product MLSEKTIEIVKSTVPLLQEKGVEITTRFYQIMFSEHPELLNIFNHTNQKVGRQQQALANAVYAAATYIDNLEVIIPVVKQIGHKHRSLGIKAEHYPIVGKCLLQAIKEVAKAPQEVLDAWGEAYGVIADAFISIEAEMYDEAAKKEGGWKDFRNFVVVKKEKESDVITSFYLKPEDGEELSSFLPGQYVTVQININGETYTHNRQYSLSDAPGKDYYRISVKRETASETPDGKISNYLHDHVQEGDLLPLSAPAGDFVLNMDSNLPVVLISGGVGITPMMSMLNTLIEQGSNRKVYFVHAALNSHVHAMKEHVQQVESDYEQVEAYTCYSSPTEQDLEAKNFDKEGFVDLEWLQSIIPTNEADFYFCGPVPFMKHINKNLVEWEVAPEHIHYEFFGPAASLA from the coding sequence ATGTTAAGTGAAAAAACAATTGAAATTGTAAAATCAACAGTACCATTATTACAAGAAAAAGGTGTTGAAATTACAACGCGATTTTATCAAATTATGTTCTCAGAACACCCTGAGTTATTAAATATTTTTAACCATACAAATCAGAAAGTAGGAAGACAGCAACAGGCACTGGCAAATGCTGTTTATGCCGCAGCGACGTATATTGATAATTTAGAAGTTATTATTCCAGTTGTAAAACAAATTGGTCATAAGCATAGAAGTTTAGGAATTAAAGCAGAGCACTATCCAATTGTAGGAAAATGCTTATTACAGGCGATTAAAGAGGTGGCAAAAGCGCCACAAGAAGTGTTAGACGCTTGGGGAGAAGCATATGGTGTGATTGCTGATGCATTTATTAGTATTGAAGCAGAAATGTATGACGAAGCAGCGAAAAAAGAAGGCGGTTGGAAAGATTTTCGTAACTTTGTTGTGGTGAAAAAAGAGAAAGAAAGCGACGTAATTACATCGTTCTATTTAAAACCAGAAGATGGAGAGGAATTATCTTCATTCTTACCAGGTCAGTATGTAACGGTTCAAATAAATATAAATGGTGAAACGTATACACATAATCGTCAGTATAGTTTATCAGACGCCCCTGGAAAAGATTACTATCGTATTAGTGTGAAACGAGAGACAGCTTCAGAGACGCCGGATGGAAAGATATCTAATTATTTACACGATCATGTACAAGAGGGAGATCTATTGCCACTAAGTGCACCAGCAGGAGATTTTGTATTAAATATGGATTCAAACTTACCGGTTGTATTAATCAGTGGTGGCGTCGGTATTACACCAATGATGAGCATGTTAAATACATTAATTGAGCAAGGTTCAAATCGTAAAGTATACTTTGTTCATGCAGCATTAAATAGTCATGTACATGCGATGAAAGAGCATGTGCAGCAAGTAGAGAGCGATTATGAACAAGTAGAAGCATACACTTGTTACTCTTCGCCGACAGAACAAGATCTAGAAGCAAAAAACTTTGATAAAGAAGGTTTTGTTGATTTAGAGTGGTTACAATCAATTATTCCTACAAATGAAGCGGACTTTTATTTCTGTGGCCCAGTACCATTTATGAAACATATTAATAAAAATTTAGTAGAATGGGAAGTTGCACCTGAACATATTCATTATGAATTTTTCGGACCGGCAGCAAGCTTGGCATAA
- a CDS encoding sulfite exporter TauE/SafE family protein, with translation MEYIMLLFIGLIAGTVGSLVGLGGGIIIVPLLIGLHSLSPQLAVGTSIVTVVFTGLSSTLTYMKHKRVDYKSGLILFIGSGPGGIIGSWANKFLNQDSFSLYFGIFLIFVSILLMLRDKLKPLSLSNATVIKRSFTDAEGNTVHYQFPPFLSIIIAFVVGFISGLFGIGGGVLLVPAMMLLFAFPAQIAVATSMFIVFLSAIVSSLTHISLGNVSWVYALILIPGAWIGGKIGAYINTKLSGNAIINLLRITLIILGTRLIISSFL, from the coding sequence TTGGAATACATCATGTTACTTTTCATTGGATTAATCGCAGGAACAGTCGGAAGTCTAGTAGGACTTGGCGGGGGAATTATCATCGTGCCTTTACTGATTGGACTGCATAGTTTATCACCACAACTCGCAGTTGGAACATCAATTGTGACCGTAGTTTTCACCGGTCTCTCCTCTACTCTTACTTATATGAAACATAAGCGAGTAGATTATAAAAGTGGACTTATTTTATTTATAGGGAGCGGTCCTGGAGGAATTATTGGATCGTGGGCAAACAAATTTTTGAATCAAGATTCTTTTTCTTTATACTTTGGAATTTTTCTTATTTTTGTATCTATCCTTCTCATGTTACGTGATAAATTGAAACCTCTTTCCCTCTCAAATGCAACTGTGATTAAACGATCTTTTACAGATGCTGAAGGTAATACTGTTCATTATCAGTTTCCACCGTTTCTTTCAATTATTATCGCATTTGTAGTTGGTTTCATATCTGGATTATTTGGAATTGGTGGCGGTGTATTGCTTGTTCCCGCAATGATGCTTCTTTTTGCATTCCCCGCACAAATCGCTGTTGCAACTTCTATGTTTATTGTCTTTTTATCAGCAATTGTAAGTTCTTTGACTCATATCTCTCTTGGCAATGTTAGCTGGGTTTATGCATTGATTCTTATTCCAGGTGCTTGGATTGGCGGAAAAATTGGAGCTTATATTAATACAAAATTAAGTGGTAATGCAATTATTAATTTATTGCGTATTACATTAATTATCCTTGGAACTAGACTAATCATTAGCTCTTTCCTATAA
- a CDS encoding inorganic phosphate transporter translates to MDTLLILTVLVVICALAFDFINGFHDTANAIATAVSTKALKPRHAIIMAAIMNFLGAMTFTGVAKTITKDIVDPFALPNGSLVILAALLAAIAWNLITWYYGIPSSSSHAIIGAIAGAAIAAAGFSSLNFKGFIKILEALIISPIIAFVIGYIVYSIFKVFFKNFNLTKTNKNFRIFQIFTAALQAYTHGTNDAQKAMGIITMALMANNYHTSSDIPFWVQLSCAIAMGLGTSVGGWKIIKTVGGQIMKIRPVNGVAADLSSSLVIFGATFIHLPVSTTHVISSSILGVGASHRVKGVKWGTAKRMLITWVITLPISASLAALFYYLLHLIF, encoded by the coding sequence ATGGATACACTCTTAATACTGACTGTTTTAGTAGTCATTTGCGCTTTAGCGTTTGACTTTATCAATGGATTTCACGATACAGCAAACGCTATTGCAACGGCTGTTTCAACGAAAGCTCTAAAGCCTAGACATGCAATTATTATGGCAGCTATTATGAACTTTTTAGGTGCAATGACCTTTACAGGTGTAGCAAAAACGATAACAAAAGATATCGTTGACCCATTTGCCTTACCAAATGGTTCTCTTGTAATTTTAGCTGCTTTGCTTGCGGCAATAGCTTGGAATTTGATCACTTGGTACTATGGTATTCCAAGTAGTTCTTCGCATGCAATCATTGGCGCAATCGCAGGTGCAGCAATTGCTGCTGCTGGTTTTAGCTCGTTAAATTTTAAAGGGTTCATAAAAATTCTTGAAGCTTTAATCATTTCACCAATTATCGCTTTTGTTATTGGTTACATCGTATATAGTATTTTTAAAGTGTTCTTTAAAAACTTTAACTTAACGAAAACGAACAAAAACTTCCGTATATTCCAGATTTTTACCGCTGCATTACAAGCTTATACGCACGGTACGAATGATGCACAAAAAGCAATGGGAATCATTACGATGGCTCTTATGGCAAATAACTATCATACTTCTAGCGATATCCCGTTTTGGGTACAATTATCTTGCGCGATCGCAATGGGTCTTGGTACCTCCGTCGGTGGATGGAAAATTATTAAAACTGTCGGTGGACAAATTATGAAAATTCGCCCTGTAAACGGTGTAGCTGCTGATTTATCATCATCTCTTGTAATTTTCGGGGCAACATTTATTCATTTACCAGTTAGTACAACGCACGTTATCTCTTCTTCTATTTTAGGGGTAGGTGCTTCACATCGTGTAAAAGGTGTAAAATGGGGAACTGCAAAGCGCATGTTAATTACATGGGTGATTACACTTCCAATTTCAGCCTCATTAGCTGCTCTATTCTATTACCTATTACATTTAATTTTCTAA
- a CDS encoding DUF3992 domain-containing protein codes for MLVQTVFEMGRKEKLGNYVNALQALREQYDIETDCIAIIEATEEYYLFLIKQKECYDVVKVETVDTNLEYYTKAYKISSFNHTSYQM; via the coding sequence ATGTTAGTTCAAACAGTATTTGAAATGGGGAGAAAAGAAAAGTTAGGAAATTATGTAAACGCATTGCAAGCACTTCGTGAGCAATATGATATTGAAACAGATTGTATTGCGATTATTGAAGCAACAGAAGAATATTATTTATTTCTAATAAAACAAAAAGAGTGCTATGATGTTGTGAAAGTAGAAACAGTTGACACAAATCTTGAATATTATACGAAAGCATATAAAATAAGTAGTTTTAATCATACTTCGTATCAAATGTAA
- a CDS encoding bifunctional UDP-sugar hydrolase/5'-nucleotidase, with product MNSFLLLPFLIKLIFLFLFPSSLPTDVSVQILSLNDFHGQLNTTSTLHGKAVGRADYIAAYIQSYRNKNPNTLLVHTGDMIGGSPPISALFHDKPTMEFLNHLQFDVGTLGNHEFDKGPVTLKELISGETTTQTNSFSGSSFPYICANVLNSSTQQPLFPPYTIKWVDGIPIAFIGVVTKDTPFLTMHTNMSSVLFLDEASSINSYVYQLQKKGIHAFVILAHLGGNTTGGNTNGALADLANQLDTDVDMIFGGHSHSYINGNVNGKLLVQAYSYGKAFSNVTVTLNRKTKDITKKGATIVPIYQHALPPDLHTKNWIDSYASKIQTKVDEQLGVTKYELTRGQNAHGESKLGTLIAIAQRQSMQADISFVNPGSIRHNLQKGKITWEDTFLIQPFGNPLIKMDLSGKDIRNVLQEQWKDETRMLQISGIRYNWKNNLIEAISLENGTPLQDDQVYSVVTNSFLANGGDKFMTFKAGRNRTEGPTDQEAFANYIRSISHIDTFPQNFIQKIY from the coding sequence ATGAATTCTTTCCTATTACTCCCTTTTCTTATCAAACTAATTTTTTTATTTCTTTTTCCTTCCTCTCTACCTACCGATGTATCCGTACAAATTCTCAGCCTCAATGATTTTCACGGTCAATTGAATACCACTTCAACATTGCATGGTAAAGCTGTAGGACGCGCTGATTACATAGCTGCTTATATTCAATCTTATCGTAATAAAAATCCTAACACCTTACTTGTTCATACAGGTGATATGATTGGTGGGAGTCCTCCAATTTCAGCACTTTTCCATGACAAGCCAACAATGGAATTTTTAAATCATCTTCAATTTGATGTTGGCACACTAGGAAACCATGAATTCGATAAAGGCCCAGTTACTTTGAAAGAACTAATTAGTGGCGAAACCACCACACAAACAAATTCATTTTCAGGCAGTTCATTTCCCTATATATGTGCAAATGTTTTAAATAGTAGTACGCAGCAGCCTCTCTTCCCTCCCTATACAATTAAGTGGGTTGATGGTATTCCAATTGCCTTCATTGGTGTCGTTACAAAAGATACTCCATTTCTAACAATGCATACCAATATGTCCTCTGTTCTCTTTTTAGATGAAGCTTCTTCCATTAATTCCTATGTATACCAACTACAAAAGAAAGGTATTCACGCATTTGTTATTCTCGCCCATCTTGGTGGCAATACAACAGGAGGGAACACAAATGGGGCTTTAGCTGATTTAGCAAATCAGTTAGATACCGACGTTGATATGATATTCGGTGGACATAGCCACTCTTATATAAATGGAAATGTAAACGGAAAACTACTCGTTCAAGCATATTCATATGGAAAAGCCTTTTCAAATGTCACTGTTACATTAAATCGTAAAACGAAAGATATTACGAAAAAAGGTGCAACCATTGTCCCAATCTATCAACATGCACTTCCTCCGGATTTACATACAAAAAACTGGATAGATTCTTACGCCTCAAAAATTCAAACTAAAGTAGATGAACAACTGGGAGTAACCAAATATGAATTAACAAGAGGGCAAAATGCGCACGGCGAATCCAAATTAGGAACTCTCATTGCAATAGCTCAGCGTCAAAGTATGCAAGCTGATATCTCCTTTGTAAACCCTGGAAGCATCCGGCATAATTTACAAAAAGGGAAAATTACGTGGGAAGATACTTTCCTCATACAACCATTCGGTAATCCATTAATCAAAATGGATTTGTCTGGAAAAGATATTCGAAATGTCTTGCAAGAGCAATGGAAAGATGAAACTCGCATGCTACAAATTTCTGGAATTCGCTATAACTGGAAAAATAATTTAATCGAAGCTATTTCATTAGAAAATGGAACCCCTTTACAAGATGATCAAGTATACTCTGTTGTTACCAATTCTTTTTTAGCAAATGGGGGAGATAAATTTATGACTTTCAAAGCAGGAAGAAATCGTACTGAAGGTCCGACAGATCAAGAAGCTTTTGCAAACTATATTCGTTCCATTTCTCATATAGATACATTCCCTCAAAATTTTATTCAAAAAATCTATTGA
- the brnQ3 gene encoding branched-chain amino acid transport system II carrier protein BrnQ3 codes for MNTVSKKHIFSTGLMLFSLFFGAGNLIFPPMLGQNAGEHFWSAMLGFLLTGVGLPLLTVIAISLSGNGMQQLASHVHPMFGIFFTVIVYIAIGPSMGIPRVANVAYEMGVSSFLPEAVRTSGFTLLIYTIIFFAIVYWLSLNPSKLVDRIGNVLTPILLLSIFVLFVKSVFTPLGQSGPAMQEYQTSPIFKGFMEGYLTMDTISALAFGIIVVNTIRSKGVKDRKAIAIATTKAGLIAAIGLVLVYGALGWLGVTSVSLGYAKNGGQLLTVIVQQLFGPYGLSLLALTVTLACLTTCVGLVSACSQYFSTLFTKFSYKSLAGTICVLGLLVANLGLTKIIAISVPILLVVYPIAIVLVLLSLLHKYFGGYRSVYVGSLIGAAVISIFDGLKQGNVPVTFITSYFESIPLYNEGIGWLLPALTGAIIGFLIAKLKGAKPVPLMEKHSKPKAS; via the coding sequence ATGAACACTGTATCAAAAAAACATATTTTTTCCACAGGTCTTATGCTATTTTCTTTATTTTTTGGAGCAGGTAACTTAATTTTCCCTCCAATGCTTGGACAAAATGCTGGTGAACACTTCTGGTCAGCAATGCTTGGCTTTTTACTAACAGGGGTTGGTTTGCCATTGTTAACTGTTATTGCCATCTCTCTTTCAGGAAACGGGATGCAACAGCTTGCAAGTCATGTTCATCCAATGTTCGGAATTTTCTTTACAGTCATTGTCTATATAGCCATTGGTCCGTCTATGGGAATTCCGCGTGTCGCTAACGTCGCTTACGAAATGGGTGTTAGTTCCTTTTTACCAGAAGCAGTTCGTACTAGCGGATTCACATTATTGATTTATACAATCATTTTCTTTGCCATTGTATATTGGCTCAGCTTAAATCCTTCTAAACTAGTAGATCGAATTGGAAATGTGTTAACACCTATTTTATTACTTTCTATTTTCGTATTATTTGTAAAAAGTGTCTTTACACCACTTGGACAATCCGGTCCAGCAATGCAAGAGTATCAAACTTCTCCAATTTTCAAAGGGTTTATGGAAGGGTACTTAACAATGGATACAATTTCGGCTCTTGCATTTGGAATTATTGTCGTGAATACAATCCGCTCAAAAGGTGTAAAAGATCGCAAGGCAATTGCAATCGCAACGACAAAAGCAGGACTCATTGCAGCTATAGGGCTCGTACTTGTATATGGAGCACTTGGGTGGCTAGGTGTAACTAGCGTTTCACTTGGATATGCAAAAAATGGCGGACAATTACTTACAGTTATCGTTCAACAATTATTCGGCCCATACGGTCTTTCTTTATTAGCGCTCACCGTTACGCTTGCTTGTTTAACAACATGCGTTGGACTTGTATCTGCATGTAGCCAATATTTCTCAACTCTATTTACAAAATTTTCATACAAAAGTCTAGCTGGTACAATTTGTGTATTAGGACTTCTAGTAGCAAACTTAGGATTAACAAAAATCATTGCAATCTCTGTTCCAATTCTACTAGTTGTATATCCAATCGCTATCGTACTCGTACTATTATCACTACTTCATAAATACTTCGGTGGTTATCGTTCTGTTTATGTTGGCTCTTTAATTGGAGCTGCAGTCATAAGTATATTTGATGGATTAAAACAAGGGAATGTGCCAGTCACATTCATTACTTCTTACTTTGAATCTATCCCATTATATAATGAAGGAATCGGTTGGCTCTTACCAGCACTAACAGGAGCAATTATTGGTTTTCTAATTGCAAAGTTAAAGGGCGCAAAACCTGTACCACTAATGGAAAAACATTCTAAACCTAAGGCTTCTTAG